TATCATGTAGATGGTGGTAGTGAAGGCCATAAGCTGGCGGGGGACAGTAAGCCTTTACTCACGGGACATTCGTTGAAGTCAAACCATCAGATGAAAGGTAACCTGGAGAAATTTCCGATGACCAATCCCGTTGCCTGGACTAAAACCTACAAAGGGCAAGACGGTACGAAGGGGCGAGTCTTCTTTACGACCACCGCACACCCCTTTGATTTCAAAGATCCCAATGTGCGAAAATTGTCTCTGAACGGTATTTTGTGGGCATTGGGGATGGAAGATAAAATTCCAGACCAGGGAGCCAAGACGGATTTCGTCGGAGACTATGAACCAAATAATTCCGGCACAGGTCCCAAGAAGTATAAAACGGGGCAAAAACCCGAGAAAATTTGATAAAACAAACTGCATCAAAGACGATGGAGAGAGCACGGGTCTGGAATCGACTCGTGCTTTTTTTATATCAGTAGTTTTTCCAGAAGGACGGAACAAACAAAACGAGAATCGCAAACAGTTCCAGTCTGCCCAGCAACATCAGGACTGTCAAAATCACTTTTCCAGTCAGGGTGAAATCGGCATAGTTTTCTGTGGGCCCCAGCTCGCCAACACCCGGGCCGATATTATTCAGGGTCGCGACCACGGCGCTGGTACAGTCAATCAGTTTTTCTGGTTTATTCTTTTGCCATTCCGTATTTGGCTCAATGGCCGTCAGTAACAGGCTGCTGAAGATGAAAATCACCAGGACCAGGCTGAAATAAACGGTGACATCGTTTCGTATGCTCTGCTCGATATTGGTCTCGCCGAGTCGAACAGGGCGAACCACATTCGGGCGGAATGATTTTTCAATTTCGAGCCAGATGATCTTCGCAAAGAGGACGAATCGAATGACTTTGATACCACCTGCTGTCGAGCCGGCACAGCCGCCGACAAACATCAACAGCAGCAATAACATTTTGGAAGATTCGTTCCAGGTATCGAAGTCGCCGGTTCCATAACCGGTAGTGGTCATGATCGAGACGGCTTGAAAGCCGGCATAGCGCAGTGCGTCAGGCAGGTTATCGTAAATCTGATTTCGCATCAGGTTGTAGGTCAGAAACAGAATCGCGGATCCTAGAATGATCAGGTAGGTACGAAACTCAATGTCGTTTCTTAGCGGAGCGATGAAGTGTTTCCAGGAACGGTCCTGCGAGCGAATATTTTTGAGTGAAAGAAAATAAAGAGAGAAGTTGGTGCCGGCAGCAACCATAAAGGCGGCGATCGTAAATTCAATCAGCGAACTGTTGAAGTAGCCGACACTGGCATTGTGCGT
This genomic interval from Gimesia alba contains the following:
- a CDS encoding TrkH family potassium uptake protein, yielding MNWLLLCRLLGLVGMLVGASMVFSLPWAFPIFGETAEFEFAGFWGICGAIACSLISGSILYLVGRNEHGTILRKEALAIVGLSWIYSGILGCLPFLFSGTMVTPEVPMTIPDALFESISGFTTTGASVLRELEDPALVPRSVLFWRSFTHCLGGMGIIVLFVAILSHLGAGGKALMKREVPGPTSEAVRPRVRESAIVMWTIYVSFTLILALILWLEGMSVFDAFCHSFGSMATGGFSTHNASVGYFNSSLIEFTIAAFMVAAGTNFSLYFLSLKNIRSQDRSWKHFIAPLRNDIEFRTYLIILGSAILFLTYNLMRNQIYDNLPDALRYAGFQAVSIMTTTGYGTGDFDTWNESSKMLLLLLMFVGGCAGSTAGGIKVIRFVLFAKIIWLEIEKSFRPNVVRPVRLGETNIEQSIRNDVTVYFSLVLVIFIFSSLLLTAIEPNTEWQKNKPEKLIDCTSAVVATLNNIGPGVGELGPTENYADFTLTGKVILTVLMLLGRLELFAILVLFVPSFWKNY